From the Maioricimonas rarisocia genome, one window contains:
- a CDS encoding DUF1559 domain-containing protein — MQSDIGNPLSGRASHRSAFTLVELLVAIAIIGILLALLLPAVQQVRATARRTQCRNHLRQIGLAFHNHESQYGRFPSNGWGFLWVGDPDRGTDENQPGGWIYNLLPFVEQSALRDMGKGQTGTDRLAALGDLTEQPLPLFKCPARPAPQEGVHNPLLPPNNAEWRVIVARTDYAVNEGDFITDTLMGPSTLEEGDSGSYAWRDTTNATGICFQRSRVRFADIRDGASNTYLVGEKYVSRLHYQDEGDPGYDQSMYGGVDLDLNRWTIAPPEPDGEPVGIDAARQFGSAHPDGCHFVMCDGSVRQVSYSVDAEVHRSLGNRRDGLPLGGQP, encoded by the coding sequence ATGCAGAGCGACATTGGCAATCCGTTAAGTGGCAGGGCTTCTCACCGCTCCGCCTTCACACTCGTTGAACTCCTGGTCGCGATTGCCATCATCGGCATCCTCCTCGCCCTGCTCCTGCCGGCCGTCCAGCAGGTCCGCGCCACCGCGCGACGCACCCAGTGCCGCAACCACCTCCGGCAGATCGGCCTGGCCTTCCACAATCACGAATCGCAGTACGGCCGGTTTCCTTCCAACGGCTGGGGGTTTTTGTGGGTGGGGGATCCGGATCGCGGCACCGACGAGAACCAGCCGGGCGGATGGATCTACAACCTGCTCCCCTTCGTCGAACAGTCCGCACTTCGCGACATGGGCAAAGGACAGACCGGCACCGACCGCCTCGCTGCGTTGGGCGACCTGACGGAGCAACCGCTGCCGCTGTTCAAATGCCCGGCCCGTCCCGCACCGCAGGAGGGCGTGCACAACCCGCTGCTGCCCCCCAACAATGCCGAGTGGCGGGTGATCGTCGCCCGGACCGACTATGCCGTGAACGAGGGAGACTTCATTACTGATACGCTCATGGGACCGTCCACGCTCGAGGAGGGGGACAGCGGCAGCTATGCCTGGCGGGATACGACCAACGCAACCGGCATCTGCTTTCAGCGCAGCCGCGTCCGCTTCGCCGACATCCGGGACGGTGCCTCCAACACCTATCTGGTCGGCGAGAAATACGTCAGCCGGCTGCACTATCAGGACGAGGGAGACCCCGGCTACGACCAGAGCATGTACGGCGGCGTCGATCTGGACCTGAACCGCTGGACGATCGCTCCCCCCGAGCCGGACGGCGAACCGGTGGGTATCGATGCGGCCCGGCAGTTCGGCAGTGCCCACCCGGACGGCTGTCACTTCGTGATGTGCGACGGCTCGGTCCGGCAGGTGTCGTACAGCGTCGATGCCGAGGTCCACCGCTCGCTCGGCAACCGCCGCGATGGACTGCCGCTCGGCGGACAGCCGTAG
- a CDS encoding FMN-binding negative transcriptional regulator has protein sequence MYTPASFAVDDLPTHHDFIDHHGFATLISQSDEPLASHLPFLLDRQAAPQGRLRSHMARANPQWKSADGSRVLVIFNGPHAYISPRWYAAENVVPTWNYVAVHVYGTLRLVDDGATVSRIVDETVARYEADSPQPWRYAGDADFLDRLLQMIVGFEIDIDRIEGKWKLSQNHPVERREGVIRGLREIGDPAADDIARLMQETLDR, from the coding sequence ATGTACACGCCCGCCTCCTTCGCCGTCGACGACCTGCCGACACACCATGACTTCATCGACCACCACGGCTTCGCCACGCTGATCTCACAAAGTGATGAGCCGCTTGCAAGCCACCTGCCGTTTCTACTGGACCGGCAGGCCGCACCACAGGGACGACTGCGGAGTCATATGGCCCGGGCGAATCCGCAGTGGAAGTCCGCCGACGGCAGCCGCGTGCTCGTGATCTTCAACGGGCCTCACGCCTATATCTCCCCCCGCTGGTATGCGGCGGAGAACGTCGTTCCCACCTGGAACTACGTCGCCGTCCATGTCTACGGGACGCTTCGCCTGGTGGATGACGGGGCAACGGTTTCCCGCATCGTCGACGAAACCGTCGCGCGCTACGAGGCAGACAGTCCCCAGCCCTGGCGGTACGCGGGAGATGCCGACTTTCTCGACCGGCTGCTGCAGATGATCGTCGGCTTCGAGATCGACATCGACCGCATCGAGGGCAAGTGGAAGCTGAGCCAGAATCATCCCGTCGAGCGACGTGAAGGAGTGATCCGCGGCCTGCGGGAGATCGGCGACCCTGCTGCCGATGACATCGCGCGGCTGATGCAGGAGACACTGGATCGGTGA
- a CDS encoding carboxymuconolactone decarboxylase family protein → MPFIQWIEEQDAEGEVAEGYHVYFQKRPNRTKVAEIIKCFSHRPDFMKQVMEFSWDLHFCDGHLPERVKELIATLVSGQNRCPYCMHSHAYFLHTHGADDDVVAAVGRGEIETAPLEEAEKVLLRFAMLLTHQPYRNTPEEIQKLRDAGWTEPQIAEAVYITAMFAFFNRVANGFGLESPGYFEMDGREDPLKGQIPPVGTGTSGTE, encoded by the coding sequence ATGCCGTTCATCCAGTGGATCGAAGAACAGGATGCCGAAGGCGAAGTCGCCGAGGGCTATCACGTCTACTTTCAGAAGCGTCCCAACCGCACGAAAGTGGCCGAGATCATCAAGTGCTTCAGCCACCGGCCGGACTTCATGAAGCAGGTGATGGAGTTCAGCTGGGATCTGCACTTCTGTGACGGACATCTGCCGGAACGGGTCAAGGAACTGATTGCCACGCTCGTCTCCGGTCAGAACCGCTGCCCCTACTGCATGCATTCGCACGCGTACTTCCTGCACACGCACGGTGCCGACGACGACGTCGTGGCGGCTGTTGGCCGGGGAGAGATCGAAACGGCTCCTCTGGAAGAAGCGGAAAAGGTTCTGCTGCGGTTTGCGATGCTCCTCACCCACCAGCCGTACCGTAACACGCCCGAAGAAATCCAGAAGCTGCGCGACGCCGGCTGGACCGAGCCTCAGATTGCCGAGGCGGTCTACATCACCGCGATGTTCGCGTTCTTCAATCGTGTCGCGAACGGTTTCGGTCTGGAGAGCCCCGGTTACTTCGAGATGGACGGCAGGGAAGACCCGCTGAAGGGACAGATTCCCCCGGTGGGAACGGGAACGTCCGGCACCGAATGA
- a CDS encoding pyridoxal phosphate-dependent aminotransferase yields the protein MSERWISDRMHRIDASGIRKVFDLAASLDSPINLSIGQPHFDTPEAVRSACTLAVDTGRNAYSQTQGIKPLVEALQSRADAEYGHADRKAFVTSGTSGGLMLALCTLVNPGDEVIVFDPWFVMYKHLTTMAGGKVVNIPTYPDFRIDVDRVRDAITDRTKVILFNSPANPTGTVAGEEEVRALAELAAEKDVALISDEIYRLFCYDQPFVSPAQFNDQTIVVDGFSKSHSMTGWRVGWCHGPEHVIQQMLKLQQFTFVCSPQPLQWGALAALDEDMSSHVDEYRKKRNFMRESLQEKFDIRGADGAFYMFIKAPWGTGSEFVRKAIENNLLIIPGNVFSESDTHFRLSYAASDETLRRGVEVLNRLADEGP from the coding sequence ATGAGTGAACGATGGATCAGCGACCGGATGCATCGCATCGATGCGTCCGGCATCCGCAAAGTGTTCGATCTGGCGGCCAGCCTCGATTCGCCGATCAATCTGAGTATCGGGCAGCCTCATTTCGACACGCCCGAGGCGGTCCGGTCGGCTTGCACCCTGGCGGTCGACACCGGCCGGAATGCCTACAGCCAGACGCAGGGAATCAAGCCGCTCGTCGAGGCCCTGCAGAGCCGCGCCGATGCCGAGTATGGCCACGCCGATCGGAAGGCGTTCGTCACCAGCGGGACCAGCGGCGGGCTGATGCTGGCCCTCTGTACGCTGGTCAATCCGGGGGACGAGGTGATCGTCTTCGATCCCTGGTTCGTCATGTACAAGCACCTGACGACGATGGCGGGGGGCAAAGTCGTCAATATCCCCACCTATCCCGATTTCCGCATCGATGTCGATCGGGTGCGGGACGCGATTACCGACCGCACAAAGGTGATCCTGTTCAACAGTCCGGCGAATCCGACCGGAACCGTGGCCGGCGAGGAAGAAGTGCGCGCCCTGGCCGAACTGGCCGCCGAGAAGGATGTCGCTCTCATCAGCGACGAGATCTATCGCCTCTTCTGCTACGACCAGCCGTTCGTTTCGCCGGCACAGTTCAACGATCAGACAATCGTGGTGGATGGCTTCAGCAAGTCGCATTCGATGACCGGCTGGCGGGTCGGCTGGTGTCACGGCCCCGAGCACGTGATCCAGCAGATGCTCAAGCTGCAGCAGTTTACATTTGTCTGCTCGCCGCAGCCGCTGCAATGGGGGGCCCTGGCCGCCCTTGACGAGGATATGTCCTCCCATGTCGACGAGTACCGGAAGAAGCGGAACTTCATGCGGGAGAGCCTGCAGGAGAAGTTCGATATCCGTGGGGCCGACGGAGCGTTCTACATGTTCATCAAGGCTCCGTGGGGAACCGGGAGCGAATTCGTCCGCAAGGCGATCGAGAACAACCTGCTGATCATCCCCGGCAACGTCTTCAGCGAGTCAGACACGCACTTCCGGCTTTCTTACGCCGCCAGTGATGAAACGCTCCGCCGCGGTGTGGAGGTTCTCAACCGCCTGGCCGACGAGGGGCCGTAG
- a CDS encoding sulfatase: MAAGVVAVLFASRPAPSLAENGNRSSPPNILFILTDDQGWSQTSAQIHPDVPESRSSYLNTPNMNRIASEGMRFTSGYAPAPLCTPTRRSILCGTSAARSGTEFASPWVPAEHMTIPRALKQANDAYRCAHFGKWGERMISSPEECGYDASDGHTGNVTGGMANKQKEFHIEEDPKRTDSVTQRAVRFMRDQHEAGHPFYVQVSYYAVHLRVEVHEDTLKKYEQRGTPDRRYTPAWAAMLEDLDRGIGQLLAALDELQIAESTYVVFMTDNGGRGTIPGGGQDRLPTNHPLSGAKHSLLEGGIRVPFFVRGPGIEAGSHCHLPVSGYDLLPTFHDLAGGTQTLPDSVDGGSFAALLTNPEEGTVERPADALIFHRPRRRMSAIREGRYKLFVEWNANGKIRSTALFDVHADPAESNDLSASDPERAARLRKMLTDYLAAVDAEQPMAQRQRKK, encoded by the coding sequence TTGGCCGCGGGCGTTGTTGCAGTACTTTTCGCCAGCCGTCCCGCTCCGAGTCTGGCGGAGAACGGTAACAGGTCATCTCCACCGAACATCCTTTTCATACTCACCGACGACCAGGGATGGAGTCAGACCTCGGCGCAGATTCATCCCGACGTCCCGGAATCGCGCTCCTCCTACTTGAACACCCCCAACATGAACCGCATCGCCAGTGAAGGAATGCGGTTCACCAGCGGCTATGCACCGGCTCCGCTCTGTACGCCCACCCGTCGCAGCATCCTCTGCGGCACATCGGCTGCACGCAGCGGGACCGAGTTTGCCAGTCCCTGGGTGCCTGCCGAACACATGACGATCCCACGGGCCCTCAAGCAGGCCAACGACGCTTATCGATGTGCACACTTCGGTAAATGGGGAGAGCGGATGATCTCGTCGCCGGAGGAATGCGGCTACGACGCCAGCGACGGTCACACCGGCAACGTCACCGGCGGCATGGCCAACAAGCAGAAAGAATTTCACATCGAAGAGGATCCGAAACGAACCGACTCGGTTACACAGCGTGCCGTCCGGTTCATGCGTGATCAGCACGAAGCGGGTCACCCGTTCTATGTGCAGGTCAGCTACTACGCCGTTCATCTGCGCGTCGAAGTTCACGAGGACACTCTGAAGAAGTACGAACAGCGGGGAACTCCCGATCGCCGGTACACTCCCGCATGGGCCGCGATGCTGGAAGATCTCGACCGGGGCATCGGCCAGTTACTGGCGGCACTCGATGAACTGCAGATCGCCGAGAGCACCTACGTCGTCTTCATGACCGATAACGGCGGCCGGGGGACAATTCCCGGCGGAGGCCAGGACCGGCTCCCGACAAACCACCCCCTTTCGGGCGCCAAGCATTCACTGCTCGAAGGAGGCATTCGCGTGCCGTTCTTCGTCCGCGGCCCCGGCATCGAAGCCGGTTCCCATTGTCATCTGCCTGTCAGCGGATACGACTTGCTGCCGACGTTTCACGACCTGGCAGGTGGCACGCAGACGCTGCCCGATAGTGTGGATGGCGGAAGCTTCGCGGCACTGCTGACCAATCCGGAAGAGGGAACCGTCGAGCGACCTGCGGACGCTCTCATCTTCCACCGGCCGCGGCGGCGGATGTCGGCAATACGGGAGGGCCGCTACAAGCTGTTCGTCGAATGGAACGCCAACGGAAAGATCCGGTCGACGGCCCTGTTCGACGTTCACGCGGACCCCGCCGAATCGAACGACCTGAGTGCATCCGATCCCGAGCGGGCAGCTCGCCTGCGGAAGATGCTGACTGACTACCTGGCAGCGGTGGACGCCGAGCAGCCGATGGCACAGAGACAGCGGAAGAAGTAG